The Cylindrospermopsis curvispora GIHE-G1 genome contains a region encoding:
- the lpxC gene encoding UDP-3-O-acyl-N-acetylglucosamine deacetylase has translation MHQHTLAAEICQTGVGLHSGVNSTVRILPAPSGSKRYFVRVDLPDLPIIPAEIAAVNQTLLSTELGTGNAYVRTVEHLLASLAVMGVDNARIEIDGSEVPLLDGSAQVWTNSIAAVGLTSQPVSDQYLPIVINEPIYVYDKDAFVCVLPGEDTRFSYGIDFDVPAIGNQWHSVVLYDSFVTEIAPARTFGLLHQIEHLQKSGLIKGGSLENALVCGMDGWVNPPLRFMNEPVRHKILDLVGDISLLGQFPKGHFLAYKASHNLHIQLARKILESV, from the coding sequence ATGCACCAACATACTTTAGCTGCTGAAATTTGCCAAACAGGTGTGGGACTTCATAGTGGTGTAAATAGTACCGTGCGAATACTACCAGCTCCAAGCGGGAGCAAACGCTACTTTGTGAGGGTGGATTTACCTGATTTGCCAATTATTCCCGCTGAAATCGCCGCAGTTAATCAAACTCTTCTCTCTACTGAATTAGGCACAGGAAATGCTTACGTACGTACAGTAGAGCATTTGCTAGCGTCCCTGGCTGTTATGGGTGTAGATAATGCCCGGATTGAAATTGACGGATCCGAAGTACCACTTTTAGATGGTTCTGCCCAAGTATGGACTAATAGTATTGCTGCTGTGGGATTAACTTCACAGCCTGTTAGTGATCAATATTTACCCATAGTAATTAACGAACCTATCTACGTTTATGACAAGGACGCATTTGTTTGTGTTCTACCTGGGGAAGATACACGTTTTAGCTATGGAATTGATTTTGATGTGCCAGCAATTGGCAATCAATGGCACAGTGTTGTCCTTTATGATTCCTTTGTCACCGAAATTGCCCCAGCTCGAACCTTTGGCCTATTACATCAAATTGAACACCTACAGAAATCCGGTTTAATCAAAGGTGGTAGTCTAGAAAATGCCCTAGTTTGCGGAATGGATGGCTGGGTAAATCCACCATTAAGGTTTATGAATGAACCAGTCAGACATAAAATCCTCGACCTGGTAGGTGATATCAGCCTATTGGGACAGTTTCCCAAGGGCCACTTTCTAGCTTATAAAGCTAGTCATAACCTGCATATCCAGTTAGCACGCAAAATTTTAGAGAGTGTGTGA
- a CDS encoding MgtC/SapB family protein, which yields MTNMLLPTNDWLQIGFRLVLALIVGCMIGFNRQQRGRPAGMRTFMLVSMGAALFVMIPLQAEGDSSYAATNALSRTVQGVASGVGFLGAGLILQESSGKSLRPKVRGLTTAACIWIAAGLGAAIGCGLWQMGLIGGVLTLIILSGFKRIHRLFQIITGETNRKNGQESVIE from the coding sequence ATGACAAATATGCTACTCCCCACAAATGATTGGTTACAAATAGGATTTAGACTAGTTTTGGCTCTCATTGTTGGATGCATGATAGGGTTTAACCGTCAGCAGAGAGGTAGACCAGCAGGAATGAGAACATTTATGTTGGTAAGTATGGGAGCAGCTCTGTTCGTAATGATTCCTTTACAAGCTGAGGGAGATAGTTCCTATGCAGCTACTAATGCACTTAGTCGAACAGTTCAGGGAGTAGCTAGTGGTGTGGGATTTTTGGGAGCGGGATTGATTTTACAAGAATCTTCTGGAAAATCCCTGCGTCCAAAAGTTAGAGGATTAACAACTGCAGCTTGCATCTGGATAGCAGCAGGATTGGGAGCAGCGATTGGTTGTGGTTTGTGGCAAATGGGATTAATCGGTGGAGTACTAACTTTAATTATTCTGAGCGGTTTCAAACGTATCCATAGATTGTTTCAAATTATCACAGGTGAGACCAATCGAAAAAATGGACAGGAGTCAGTAATTGAATGA
- the lpxA gene encoding acyl-ACP--UDP-N-acetylglucosamine O-acyltransferase: MKTLIHPTAVIHPNAELHSTVQVGAYAVIGANVQVGPETVIGAHAVVEGPCKIGSGNHIFPGAVIGMEPQDLKYVGELSWVKIGDNNAIREYVTINRATGHGEATVIGNGNLLMAYVHVGHNCIIEDSVIIANSVALAGHVHIESRARLSGVLGVHQFVHIGGMSMIGGMTRIDRDVPPYMLVEGNPSRIRSLNLVGLKRSGMPINEFQLLKKAFRILYCSDMLFKDALSELELLGDTSQLKHLRRFLLLSQMPGRRGLIPGKSATKGTDNNEL, translated from the coding sequence TTGAAGACACTTATTCATCCAACTGCTGTAATACATCCTAACGCGGAACTCCACTCAACGGTGCAAGTAGGTGCCTATGCTGTGATTGGAGCGAATGTTCAAGTCGGACCAGAAACCGTTATTGGCGCCCATGCGGTGGTGGAAGGACCATGTAAAATTGGATCGGGAAATCACATTTTTCCAGGCGCTGTAATCGGTATGGAACCCCAAGACCTGAAATATGTGGGGGAACTATCTTGGGTTAAGATTGGTGATAATAATGCCATTCGTGAGTATGTGACTATTAATCGGGCTACCGGTCATGGTGAAGCGACGGTTATTGGTAATGGTAATCTGCTAATGGCTTATGTCCATGTGGGTCACAATTGCATAATTGAAGACTCAGTTATTATTGCTAACTCTGTAGCTTTGGCTGGTCATGTGCATATTGAGTCCCGAGCCAGACTCAGTGGGGTTTTGGGTGTTCACCAATTTGTCCACATTGGTGGTATGTCCATGATTGGAGGTATGACACGTATTGATCGGGATGTTCCTCCCTATATGTTAGTTGAGGGAAATCCATCACGTATCCGATCACTCAATCTGGTGGGACTAAAGCGCTCAGGAATGCCGATAAATGAGTTTCAACTACTGAAAAAAGCTTTTCGTATTCTCTACTGCTCTGATATGTTGTTTAAGGATGCTTTATCTGAGTTAGAACTATTAGGGGATACATCACAGCTAAAACATTTACGTCGGTTCTTGCTACTTTCACAAATGCCAGGAAGAAGGGGGTTGATTCCCGGGAAAAGTGCCACCAAGGGTACTGATAATAATGAGTTGTGA
- the purL gene encoding phosphoribosylformylglycinamidine synthase subunit PurL, translating into MSTTESPFSSQEIASQGIKPDEYADIVRRLGRHPNKAELGMFGVMWSEHCCYKNSRPLLKQFPTTGPRIVVGPGENAGVVDLGQGLQLAFKIESHNHPSAVEPFQGAATGVGGILRDIFTMGARPIGLLNSLRFGNLEDPKTQRLFTGVVSGIAHYGNCVGVPTVGGEVYFDSAYSGNPLVNVMALGLMETPTIVKSGAAGIGNPVLYVGSTTGRDGMGGASFASAELTDESMDNRPAVQVGDPFLEKSLIEACLEAFKTGAVVAAQDMGAAGITCSTSEMAAKGGVGIEFDLDKVPARELGMTPYEYLLSESQERMLFVSQKGREQELIDIFQRWGLHAVVAGEVISEPVVRILFQGEVAASIPAKALAENTPLYERKLLSEPPEYVKLAWEWTSAKLPTCDVRGIEVQGEFLSWQDILLKLLNTPTIASKSWVYRQYDHQVQNNTVLLPGGADAAVLRLRPLSGSTVTNWESGVAATVDCNSRYVYLDPYEGAKAVVAEAARNLSCVGAQPLAVTDNLNFGSPEKEIGYWQLAYACKGISEGCRELGTPVTGGNVSLYNETFDAQGNPQAIYPTPVVGMVGLIEDLQKICGQGWQNVGDGIYLLGLPVSVKLELGGSEYLAVIHHTVAGKPPKIDFALERDVQQVCRYGISHKWISSAHDSAEGGLIVALAECCLSGNLGASINLGISSNEECRFDEVLFSEGGARILVSVPGTYQQVWESYLQAHLGNNWQKLGSVVNLSSGLTVSTLDDYEVMRIDIPQMDNVYHQAIAQRLAFYGHE; encoded by the coding sequence ATGAGTACCACAGAAAGTCCCTTTTCTTCCCAAGAAATCGCCTCCCAAGGCATTAAACCAGATGAATATGCTGACATAGTGCGTCGTCTGGGTCGTCACCCCAATAAGGCCGAATTGGGAATGTTTGGAGTGATGTGGTCCGAACACTGTTGCTATAAAAATTCCCGCCCGTTGCTCAAACAGTTCCCCACTACCGGACCACGCATTGTGGTGGGACCTGGTGAAAATGCTGGTGTGGTAGACTTGGGACAGGGACTGCAATTAGCATTTAAAATAGAGTCCCATAATCATCCCTCTGCTGTGGAGCCCTTTCAAGGCGCTGCTACCGGTGTAGGTGGTATATTAAGGGATATATTTACCATGGGGGCGCGTCCCATTGGACTATTAAATTCCCTCCGGTTTGGCAATTTAGAGGATCCAAAAACCCAAAGATTATTTACGGGTGTAGTGTCAGGTATAGCTCATTATGGCAATTGTGTAGGTGTTCCCACTGTGGGCGGTGAAGTTTATTTTGATTCAGCCTATTCGGGAAATCCTCTAGTTAATGTGATGGCTTTGGGATTAATGGAAACACCCACCATAGTTAAATCTGGGGCAGCAGGAATAGGGAACCCAGTTCTATACGTTGGTTCTACCACTGGGAGAGATGGTATGGGTGGTGCTAGTTTTGCCAGCGCTGAATTAACTGATGAGTCCATGGATAACCGTCCCGCAGTGCAGGTGGGCGACCCATTCCTAGAAAAGTCCTTAATTGAGGCATGTTTAGAAGCATTCAAGACAGGAGCAGTAGTAGCTGCTCAGGATATGGGCGCTGCAGGGATTACTTGCTCTACTTCGGAAATGGCGGCTAAGGGTGGTGTAGGTATTGAGTTTGACTTAGATAAGGTTCCGGCTCGAGAGTTAGGAATGACACCTTATGAATACTTGCTTTCCGAATCTCAGGAAAGGATGTTATTTGTGTCCCAGAAGGGGAGAGAGCAGGAGTTAATTGATATTTTCCAGCGTTGGGGACTCCATGCAGTAGTTGCAGGGGAGGTAATTAGTGAACCAGTGGTGAGAATTTTATTTCAGGGGGAAGTAGCAGCGTCCATTCCAGCAAAGGCTTTGGCTGAAAATACTCCTTTGTATGAAAGGAAACTATTGTCCGAACCTCCAGAATATGTAAAACTAGCTTGGGAGTGGACTTCAGCCAAGTTACCAACTTGCGATGTCAGGGGAATTGAGGTGCAGGGAGAGTTTTTAAGTTGGCAAGATATTCTCTTGAAATTACTCAATACACCTACTATTGCTTCTAAGAGTTGGGTATATCGTCAATATGATCACCAGGTGCAAAATAATACGGTATTGTTGCCAGGTGGTGCGGATGCAGCAGTGCTGCGATTACGTCCCTTATCAGGATCTACGGTAACGAATTGGGAATCTGGAGTAGCGGCTACAGTAGATTGTAATTCGCGCTATGTGTATCTTGATCCTTATGAGGGTGCTAAGGCAGTAGTGGCTGAAGCAGCGCGGAATCTTAGTTGTGTGGGTGCACAACCGTTAGCAGTGACTGATAACCTGAATTTTGGCAGTCCAGAAAAGGAAATAGGTTATTGGCAGTTAGCTTATGCTTGTAAAGGAATTAGTGAAGGATGTAGGGAGCTGGGAACTCCTGTAACGGGTGGTAATGTTTCCTTATATAATGAGACCTTTGATGCACAGGGAAATCCCCAGGCAATTTACCCTACCCCGGTGGTGGGAATGGTTGGTTTGATTGAAGATTTACAAAAAATCTGTGGTCAGGGTTGGCAAAATGTAGGTGATGGAATTTATCTGCTGGGTTTACCAGTTTCCGTAAAGTTGGAGTTGGGTGGATCTGAATATTTAGCAGTCATTCATCATACTGTTGCTGGTAAACCACCAAAAATTGATTTTGCCCTGGAACGGGATGTGCAACAGGTCTGTCGTTATGGTATTAGTCACAAATGGATTAGTTCTGCCCACGATAGTGCTGAGGGTGGTCTAATAGTTGCCTTAGCGGAATGCTGTTTGAGTGGTAATTTAGGAGCTTCCATTAATTTGGGAATTTCTTCTAATGAGGAATGTCGCTTTGATGAAGTACTTTTTAGTGAAGGCGGGGCCCGAATCCTAGTTTCCGTACCCGGAACCTATCAACAAGTTTGGGAGTCCTATTTACAAGCACACCTAGGGAATAATTGGCAAAAGTTGGGTTCAGTTGTCAATTTATCATCCGGGTTGACCGTTTCTACCCTTGATGACTATGAGGTAATGCGTATAGATATTCCTCAAATGGACAATGTTTATCATCAGGCGATCGCCCAGCGACTGGCTTTTTATGGCCATGAGTAA
- a CDS encoding glycoside hydrolase family 10 protein: MKLHLFSFNYHPKDQTNWPRKIWKKFSPWLCLISLLTVVLIHSVPSVTAQMSREEIRGVWVTSNDLNVFKDRDQVRDAVTKLRRLNFNTIYPVVWNSGYVMYPSNVAKSLDIQPFVFRGSDGHDILADIINQAHSQNLLAIPWFEFGFMTPNTGELALNKPDWLTKTRDGAVVSISAAGEVSWLNPFHPQVQKFIIDLLVELTNNYDIDGIQFDDHTSLPHEFGYDDYTVNLYKQETGKNPPANSQDPEWVAWRANKITEFMVRLNHTIKQIKPKLIFSVSPNYYNHAYRFQLQDWLNWVRLNIVDELVMQVYRSDLESFTSKIARDEIQEVRQIIPTGIGIMAGLRTSPVPIQQITKQVRTVQREELGIVFFYYETLWNRSPETLEQRLEGFRNFFPYPAVRVAAE; this comes from the coding sequence ATGAAACTCCATCTTTTTTCGTTCAATTATCATCCTAAGGACCAAACCAACTGGCCACGAAAAATCTGGAAGAAATTTTCCCCTTGGCTATGCTTAATTTCCCTATTGACAGTGGTACTCATACACTCAGTACCAAGTGTAACCGCTCAAATGTCTCGCGAGGAAATTCGGGGTGTCTGGGTAACAAGTAACGATTTAAATGTTTTCAAGGATCGTGACCAAGTCCGAGATGCTGTGACGAAATTGCGGCGGCTCAATTTTAATACAATTTACCCCGTGGTGTGGAATTCAGGTTATGTTATGTATCCTAGCAATGTAGCTAAGAGCTTGGATATTCAACCCTTTGTATTTCGCGGATCCGATGGTCATGATATTCTAGCAGATATTATTAATCAGGCCCATAGTCAAAATCTGCTGGCAATCCCCTGGTTTGAATTTGGATTTATGACCCCCAATACTGGAGAGCTGGCGTTAAATAAGCCAGATTGGCTCACTAAAACGCGAGATGGTGCTGTAGTTTCTATTAGTGCTGCTGGTGAAGTATCTTGGTTAAATCCCTTTCATCCCCAGGTTCAAAAATTTATTATTGATCTACTGGTGGAGCTGACTAACAATTATGATATTGATGGTATTCAGTTTGATGACCACACCAGTTTACCCCATGAATTTGGCTATGATGATTATACCGTAAACTTGTATAAGCAAGAAACGGGTAAAAATCCCCCGGCCAATTCTCAAGATCCAGAATGGGTAGCATGGCGGGCCAATAAAATCACGGAATTCATGGTGAGGTTGAACCATACTATCAAGCAAATTAAACCAAAACTCATCTTTTCGGTTTCACCAAATTACTACAATCATGCTTATAGGTTTCAGTTACAAGATTGGTTGAATTGGGTAAGACTGAATATTGTGGATGAGTTGGTTATGCAAGTTTATCGTTCTGATTTGGAAAGTTTTACCTCTAAAATTGCCCGGGATGAAATACAAGAAGTGCGCCAAATTATTCCTACTGGAATTGGCATTATGGCCGGTTTAAGAACTAGTCCTGTTCCTATACAACAAATTACTAAACAGGTCAGAACTGTGCAAAGGGAAGAGTTAGGTATCGTTTTCTTTTACTATGAAACTTTGTGGAATCGCTCTCCTGAAACTTTGGAACAACGCTTGGAAGGATTTAGAAATTTCTTTCCCTATCCAGCTGTAAGAGTTGCAGCTGAATGA
- the lpxB gene encoding lipid-A-disaccharide synthase — protein sequence MRVFISTGEVSGDLQGAMLITALKNQAATLGLPLEIVALGGSQMAKAGARVLGDTSGIGSMGIVEALPYIIPTIMVQRQAIAYLKKNPPDITVLIDYMTPNMGIGSYMQQHFPQVPIVYYIAPQEWVWSMSLDRTKKIVSFTHKLLAIFPQEARYYEENGANVNWVGHPLVDKMANTPSRESARKILGIKEQELAIALLPASRHQELKYLLPAIFQAGKSIQSQLSKVKFFVPLSLERFRGKITAAIRDYGLEAKILSGNQREIFAAADLAITKSGTANLELALANVPQVVVYSLNPFTAWLGRKILKGSIPFASPVNLVLMREIVPELLQEQATADNITKAAMELLLNCDKREKTLLDYQEMRQCLGSVGVCDRAAKEILAMGRVEKTQ from the coding sequence ATGCGAGTATTTATCAGTACTGGGGAAGTTTCGGGAGATTTACAGGGTGCCATGTTAATTACAGCACTAAAAAATCAAGCTGCTACTTTGGGCTTGCCATTAGAGATAGTAGCACTGGGTGGATCCCAAATGGCTAAAGCTGGGGCGAGAGTTTTGGGAGATACTAGTGGTATTGGTTCCATGGGAATTGTTGAGGCATTGCCATATATTATACCAACTATTATGGTGCAAAGACAGGCGATCGCCTATTTAAAAAAAAATCCCCCGGATATAACAGTGTTAATTGACTATATGACACCAAATATGGGAATTGGTAGTTATATGCAGCAGCATTTTCCTCAGGTTCCCATAGTATATTACATTGCTCCCCAGGAATGGGTATGGTCAATGAGTTTAGATAGAACTAAGAAAATCGTTAGTTTTACTCATAAGTTGTTGGCAATTTTTCCCCAAGAGGCGAGATATTATGAGGAAAACGGAGCTAATGTTAATTGGGTGGGCCATCCCTTAGTAGATAAAATGGCGAACACACCCAGTCGTGAAAGTGCCAGAAAAATATTGGGTATTAAGGAGCAAGAATTGGCGATCGCTCTTTTGCCTGCTTCTCGTCATCAAGAGTTAAAATACTTACTACCTGCAATTTTTCAAGCTGGGAAAAGTATACAATCACAACTATCAAAAGTAAAGTTCTTTGTACCCTTATCCCTGGAAAGATTTCGAGGAAAAATTACCGCAGCAATTAGAGATTATGGGTTAGAGGCCAAAATATTGTCTGGGAATCAGAGGGAAATTTTTGCTGCTGCTGACTTGGCAATTACTAAATCGGGGACGGCCAATTTAGAATTGGCCCTGGCCAATGTTCCTCAAGTAGTTGTTTATAGTCTTAATCCTTTCACTGCTTGGTTAGGTAGAAAGATTCTCAAAGGTTCCATTCCGTTTGCTTCCCCCGTCAATTTAGTTCTTATGCGAGAAATTGTACCTGAGCTATTACAGGAACAAGCTACAGCAGATAATATTACAAAAGCAGCCATGGAATTATTATTAAATTGTGATAAAAGAGAAAAAACCCTATTAGACTATCAAGAAATGCGTCAATGTTTGGGTTCGGTTGGAGTGTGCGATCGCGCAGCTAAAGAGATTTTAGCAATGGGAAGAGTCGAAAAAACACAATAG
- a CDS encoding PP2C family protein-serine/threonine phosphatase: MPKRYLWTVGVHDLGTPGKIVGDRYVIIEGSIILDLKPGLPPQAPDLAYLDQIKPYLKLIPHRLHIPQIYGVLCVTEQEPRKNTLLLEAIPLIYDNKNQQVDLWSDLITAWDKASSIRQINWLWQIARLWQPLHEQGVASSLLDWDLIRVQGGLVKLLELRSDRSPINLSHLGKAWQQLLPNAQPFLVDLLEQVCESLIKEEIISSEHLTITLDQALSQIDKLQKNTSSIAIKIVTQTDSGPSRQRNEDSCYPPPGIVVSLSSPKDGLAIVCDGIGGHEGGNVASDLAVKTIVPQVEEILTIQESADNYRDSSTVVQMLEQGVALANDKISQQNDIDHRQGRQRMGTTLVMAVPIAHQMYITHVGDSRAYWITHHGCYQVTLDDDVASREVRLGYATYREAIQHRGSGSLIQALGMGNSALLSPTCERFILDEDGIFLLSSDGLTDFDRVEDYWETEILPVLRGESNLETTASRLVEIANTKNGHDNVTIALLHYQVQYQEPNTVLEAKIPPIGFGKTVNITGSNSQARDVNYFPQSTRVIPETPFSKDHNRKIPIQLLILLAVLLGAGFLGSWLKREKKSPVPTPSVIPTITNLPIGQSSGREISR; the protein is encoded by the coding sequence TTGCCTAAGCGTTATCTGTGGACGGTCGGGGTCCATGATCTGGGTACTCCTGGAAAAATTGTCGGAGACCGTTATGTAATCATTGAGGGGTCGATAATTTTAGATCTCAAACCTGGATTACCACCCCAAGCACCTGATTTAGCTTATTTAGATCAAATAAAGCCCTATCTAAAACTCATTCCCCACCGCCTGCACATACCACAGATTTATGGGGTTCTTTGTGTAACTGAACAAGAACCTAGAAAAAATACACTACTTTTAGAAGCCATACCCCTAATCTATGATAACAAAAACCAGCAAGTAGATTTGTGGAGTGATCTAATTACAGCTTGGGATAAAGCTTCTTCCATACGACAAATTAATTGGTTGTGGCAAATAGCGAGACTGTGGCAACCCCTACACGAGCAAGGGGTTGCTAGTAGTTTGTTAGACTGGGACTTAATTAGAGTACAAGGGGGTTTAGTTAAACTCCTGGAATTACGCAGTGACAGATCACCCATAAACCTGTCACATTTAGGAAAAGCTTGGCAACAACTTTTACCAAATGCTCAACCATTCTTAGTGGACTTGCTCGAGCAAGTTTGTGAATCTTTGATTAAAGAAGAAATTATTTCTTCTGAACATTTAACTATAACTTTAGACCAAGCGCTATCACAAATAGATAAGTTGCAAAAAAACACTTCAAGCATTGCCATAAAGATTGTGACTCAAACGGATTCAGGTCCGAGTCGTCAAAGAAATGAGGACTCCTGCTATCCGCCCCCGGGGATTGTAGTTAGTCTATCTTCCCCAAAGGATGGTTTAGCTATTGTTTGTGATGGTATTGGCGGACATGAGGGAGGAAATGTAGCATCCGATTTAGCAGTGAAGACCATTGTACCACAAGTAGAAGAAATATTAACAATTCAGGAAAGTGCAGACAACTATAGAGACTCATCAACAGTTGTCCAAATGTTGGAACAAGGAGTAGCACTAGCAAACGATAAGATCAGTCAGCAGAACGATATTGATCACCGTCAAGGTCGTCAGAGAATGGGAACCACCCTAGTCATGGCCGTACCCATTGCTCACCAGATGTACATTACCCATGTGGGAGACAGTCGTGCTTATTGGATTACCCATCATGGTTGTTATCAAGTGACCCTGGATGATGATGTGGCTTCCCGTGAAGTGCGTTTAGGTTATGCCACTTACCGTGAAGCTATACAACATCGTGGTTCGGGTTCCTTAATTCAGGCCCTGGGTATGGGTAATAGCGCTTTACTTTCCCCCACTTGTGAGCGGTTTATTCTGGATGAGGATGGTATTTTCCTGCTCAGTTCCGATGGACTGACGGATTTTGATCGGGTAGAGGACTACTGGGAAACCGAAATCCTACCTGTTTTGCGTGGGGAGTCTAATTTAGAAACTACGGCGTCTCGACTGGTAGAAATTGCTAATACCAAGAATGGGCATGATAATGTCACTATTGCTCTCTTACATTATCAAGTTCAATATCAAGAGCCCAATACAGTGCTAGAGGCAAAAATCCCACCCATTGGTTTCGGTAAAACAGTTAATATAACGGGTAGTAATTCCCAAGCAAGGGATGTAAATTATTTCCCTCAATCAACTCGGGTGATTCCTGAAACTCCATTTAGTAAGGATCATAACCGCAAAATCCCCATACAGCTATTAATTCTGTTGGCTGTACTTTTGGGGGCTGGATTTTTAGGATCCTGGCTCAAGCGAGAAAAAAAATCCCCGGTTCCCACACCATCGGTCATCCCCACGATTACCAATCTTCCCATTGGTCAATCATCTGGAAGAGAGATATCAAGGTAG
- the fabZ gene encoding 3-hydroxyacyl-ACP dehydratase FabZ: protein MSTLSQTNFIQVTTSQGEDQTINTSATKTTFTIEEIQQLIPHRYPFLLVDKIVDYIPGKLAVGIKNVTFNEPQFQGHFPGRSLMPGVLIVEAMAQVGGVVMSQMPNMPEGLFVFVGIDKVRFRRQVVPGDQLIMTVELLSVKQRRFGKMQGRAEVDGNLAAEGELMFSLIS, encoded by the coding sequence ATGTCAACCCTCAGCCAAACCAATTTTATCCAAGTGACTACATCCCAAGGAGAAGACCAAACCATTAATACATCAGCAACTAAAACAACTTTCACCATAGAAGAGATTCAGCAACTAATACCTCATCGCTACCCGTTTTTACTAGTAGACAAAATAGTTGACTATATTCCGGGAAAGTTGGCTGTAGGTATCAAAAATGTTACTTTTAACGAGCCTCAGTTCCAGGGACATTTTCCTGGACGTTCCCTAATGCCAGGGGTTCTAATTGTGGAAGCTATGGCTCAAGTTGGAGGAGTTGTTATGAGTCAAATGCCTAACATGCCCGAAGGGCTGTTTGTATTTGTAGGTATTGACAAAGTGCGGTTTCGTCGTCAGGTGGTACCCGGTGACCAATTAATTATGACTGTGGAACTGTTATCTGTCAAACAACGTCGGTTTGGAAAAATGCAGGGTCGAGCTGAAGTTGACGGAAATCTCGCCGCCGAGGGAGAACTAATGTTCTCTTTAATTAGTTAA
- the purF gene encoding amidophosphoribosyltransferase: MIPQHPTTFDLTMNSSKNLCDKPEEACGVFGIYAPEQDVAKMTYFGLYALQHRGQESAGIATFEGPYVHQHKDMGLVSQVFSEAILEQLPGNMAVGHTRYSTTGSSRKVNAQPAVVDTRLGTLALAHNGNLVNTIQLREELLKTNLHLVTSTDSEMIAHAIAEEINTGAGWLDAATHAFHRCQGAFSLVIGTPDGIMGARDPHGIRPLVIGKLDSQPIRYVLASETCALDIIGAEYIRDVEPGELVWITETGLASLFWNPQPQRKLCIFEMIYFARPDSLMHNETLYSYRMRLGRTLAQESPIDADIVFGVPDSGIPAAIGFSQKSGIVYGEGLIKNRYVGRTFIQPTQSMREAGIKVKLNPLKDVLSGKRVVIIDDSIVRGTTSRKLVKALREAGAREVHMRISSPPVTHPCFYGIDTDTQDQLIAATKSVSEICTHLEVDTLAYLSWEGMLAATGEDTNGFCSACFTGDYPVAIPQQVKSSKLILEKANQYAVL, translated from the coding sequence ATGATTCCCCAGCATCCTACCACTTTTGATCTAACCATGAACAGTTCTAAAAACCTCTGTGACAAACCAGAAGAAGCCTGTGGTGTTTTTGGTATATATGCCCCGGAACAGGATGTGGCAAAAATGACCTATTTTGGATTATATGCGCTGCAACATAGGGGACAAGAATCCGCTGGTATTGCTACATTTGAAGGACCTTATGTACATCAACATAAGGATATGGGTTTGGTTTCTCAGGTATTTAGCGAGGCGATTTTAGAGCAATTACCAGGTAATATGGCAGTTGGTCATACTCGTTACTCCACCACCGGTTCTAGTCGTAAAGTGAATGCTCAACCAGCAGTGGTGGACACTCGTTTAGGAACCCTGGCATTGGCTCACAATGGTAATTTGGTGAATACCATACAATTACGGGAAGAATTGCTCAAAACCAACTTACACCTGGTGACAAGTACGGATTCAGAAATGATAGCCCATGCGATCGCTGAGGAGATAAATACTGGTGCGGGATGGTTAGACGCTGCAACTCATGCATTCCATCGATGTCAGGGTGCATTTAGTTTAGTAATTGGAACACCGGATGGAATTATGGGAGCAAGAGATCCCCATGGGATTCGTCCCCTGGTGATTGGTAAGTTGGATAGTCAGCCAATACGTTATGTTTTGGCGTCTGAAACCTGTGCTTTAGACATTATTGGTGCGGAATATATAAGGGATGTGGAACCGGGAGAGTTAGTTTGGATTACAGAAACGGGTTTAGCATCTTTATTTTGGAATCCCCAACCCCAGCGCAAGTTATGTATTTTTGAAATGATCTACTTTGCCCGTCCAGATAGTTTAATGCACAATGAGACGTTATACAGTTATAGAATGCGACTGGGAAGAACTTTGGCACAGGAGTCTCCCATAGATGCTGATATAGTCTTTGGTGTACCCGATTCTGGTATACCTGCTGCTATAGGGTTTTCCCAAAAATCAGGTATAGTATATGGCGAGGGACTAATTAAAAATCGTTACGTCGGTAGAACATTTATTCAACCCACTCAGAGTATGCGAGAGGCGGGGATAAAAGTAAAGTTGAACCCCCTCAAAGATGTGTTATCGGGAAAAAGAGTAGTAATAATTGATGATTCTATTGTCAGGGGAACTACTAGCCGCAAACTGGTAAAAGCACTGCGGGAAGCAGGCGCTAGGGAAGTGCACATGAGAATATCTTCTCCACCGGTGACTCATCCTTGTTTCTATGGAATAGATACGGATACACAGGATCAGCTTATTGCAGCTACAAAATCAGTTAGTGAGATATGTACACATTTAGAGGTGGATACTCTCGCTTATTTAAGTTGGGAAGGAATGTTAGCCGCCACCGGGGAAGATACAAATGGGTTCTGTTCTGCTTGTTTTACGGGTGATTATCCTGTAGCGATTCCTCAACAGGTGAAGAGTTCTAAGTTAATACTAGAGAAGGCTAACCAATACGCTGTTTTATAG